One Quadrisphaera sp. RL12-1S DNA segment encodes these proteins:
- a CDS encoding FAD-dependent oxidoreductase, translating to MADDDTTPDLTRGVPLRDLPLDGVLAGALGTGEDAEQVLLTRYTDDDGETRVSAVSGACTHVGAPLAKGLRTGNLVRCPFHHACFDLRTGEALLAPAYAPLTRYEVEVDGTGEDAVVRVTGPADEPAPGPDAAASAAGGTLQRVVVVGGGAAGFAAVERLRREGYEGELMLVSAEPHAPIDRTQLSKFYLAGAKPKDALPLLGEDWYAEHGVELRLGTEATVLDTAQKRLTVRGADDATTVLGYDALVLAPGSEPVRPPLPGFGRDDVRVLRTLDDADALLATVGDSPEGRRAVVLGAGFIGLEAAAVLREKGVDVTVVSTSEVPLARQMGEDVGRAVRSAHESEGVAFVTGRAARWNDGVLELEDGSRAPAEGRADLLVVGTGVKPRLDLARSADLELADEDAGGGVVVDARGRTSADGVWAAGDVAAWPDATTGRRRRVEHWAQAQRQGAAAALDVLGRGDDDGLTEPAFFWTKQFSKQYRLAGEVPDLSGGEGSGSAEVDGSLADGDAVVRYRDGEGRVTAVAGVGRDLEVLRLEEELLRP from the coding sequence GTGGCTGACGACGACACGACCCCCGACCTCACCCGCGGAGTCCCGCTGCGCGACCTCCCCCTCGACGGCGTGCTCGCGGGCGCCCTCGGCACCGGTGAGGACGCCGAGCAGGTGCTGCTGACCCGGTACACCGACGACGACGGCGAGACCCGCGTCTCCGCGGTCTCCGGCGCCTGCACGCACGTCGGTGCGCCGCTGGCCAAGGGCCTGCGCACGGGGAACCTCGTGCGCTGCCCGTTCCACCACGCGTGCTTCGACCTGCGCACCGGCGAGGCGCTGCTGGCCCCGGCCTACGCGCCGCTGACCCGGTACGAGGTCGAGGTCGACGGCACCGGTGAGGACGCCGTCGTGCGCGTCACCGGGCCCGCCGACGAGCCGGCGCCCGGCCCGGACGCCGCCGCCAGCGCAGCGGGCGGGACCCTGCAGCGCGTCGTCGTCGTCGGCGGTGGTGCCGCGGGGTTCGCCGCCGTGGAGCGGCTGCGCCGGGAGGGCTACGAGGGTGAGCTGATGCTGGTCTCGGCGGAGCCGCACGCCCCCATCGACAGGACCCAGCTGAGCAAGTTCTACCTGGCCGGGGCCAAGCCCAAGGACGCGCTGCCGCTGCTGGGCGAGGACTGGTACGCCGAGCACGGCGTGGAGCTGCGCCTGGGCACCGAGGCGACGGTGCTCGACACCGCGCAGAAGCGCCTCACGGTGCGCGGCGCCGACGACGCCACCACGGTGCTCGGCTACGACGCCCTCGTGCTGGCACCGGGCTCGGAGCCGGTCCGGCCGCCCCTGCCGGGCTTCGGGCGCGACGACGTGCGGGTGCTGCGCACCCTGGACGACGCCGACGCGCTGCTCGCCACCGTCGGCGACTCCCCCGAGGGCCGGCGCGCGGTGGTGCTGGGCGCCGGGTTCATCGGCCTGGAGGCCGCCGCGGTGCTGCGCGAGAAGGGCGTGGACGTCACCGTGGTGTCGACCTCCGAGGTGCCGCTGGCCCGGCAGATGGGCGAGGACGTGGGCCGGGCGGTCCGGTCCGCCCACGAGTCCGAGGGGGTCGCCTTCGTCACCGGGCGCGCCGCCCGCTGGAACGACGGGGTGCTGGAGCTGGAGGACGGGTCGCGGGCCCCGGCGGAGGGCCGCGCGGACCTGCTGGTGGTCGGCACGGGCGTGAAGCCCCGCCTGGACCTGGCCCGCAGCGCGGACCTGGAGCTGGCCGACGAGGACGCCGGGGGCGGCGTGGTGGTCGACGCCCGCGGGCGCACCTCCGCGGACGGCGTGTGGGCGGCGGGCGACGTGGCGGCGTGGCCGGACGCCACCACGGGGCGCCGGCGCCGGGTGGAGCACTGGGCGCAGGCGCAGCGGCAGGGCGCCGCGGCGGCCCTCGACGTCCTCGGTCGCGGCGACGACGACGGCCTGACCGAGCCGGCGTTCTTCTGGACCAAGCAGTTCAGCAAGCAGTACCGGCTGGCCGGTGAGGTCCCGGACCTCAGCGGCGGCGAGGGCAGCGGCTCGGCCGAGGTGGACGGCTCCCTGGCCGACGGCGACGCCGTGGTCCGCTACCGGGACGGCGAGGGCCGCGTCACCGCCGTGGCCGGGGTCGGCCGGGACCTCGAGGTGCTGCGCCTGGAGGAGGAGCTGCTGCGCCCCTGA
- a CDS encoding NAD(P)-dependent alcohol dehydrogenase, with protein sequence MPTTVHARSTAGPGQPFEATTIERRDLGPKDVLIDIAYAGICHSDIHTGRGEWGETLFPLTPGHEIAGVVSEVGSEVTKHAVGDRVGVGCMVDSCRECSECTAGREQNCKKGNVGTYNAIGKDGRPTEGGYSEKIVVDEDFVLRIPEGIDLDVAAPLLCAGITLYSPLSFWGAGPGKQVGIVGMGGLGHMGVKIAHAMGAEVTVLSQSLKKQEDGLRLGADHYVATGDEGALESLKGTFDLIVTTISADVDIKPYIAALKPEGVLCTVGLPSKPFEVPAGALIMGRKSLAGSNIGSIKETQEMLDFCAEHHIGAEVEVISADQVDEAWDRVVNSDVRYRFVIDTKTLAPSA encoded by the coding sequence GTGCCCACCACCGTTCACGCCCGCAGCACCGCCGGCCCCGGCCAGCCCTTCGAGGCGACCACCATCGAGCGCCGCGACCTCGGCCCGAAGGACGTCCTCATCGACATCGCCTACGCGGGCATCTGCCACTCCGACATCCACACCGGCCGCGGCGAGTGGGGCGAGACCCTCTTCCCCCTGACCCCCGGCCACGAGATCGCCGGCGTCGTCTCCGAGGTCGGCTCCGAGGTCACCAAGCACGCCGTGGGCGACCGCGTCGGCGTCGGCTGCATGGTCGACTCCTGCCGCGAGTGCTCCGAGTGCACCGCCGGCCGCGAGCAGAACTGCAAGAAGGGCAACGTCGGCACCTACAACGCCATCGGCAAGGACGGGCGCCCCACCGAGGGCGGGTACAGCGAGAAGATCGTCGTCGACGAGGACTTCGTGCTGCGCATCCCCGAGGGCATCGACCTCGACGTCGCCGCGCCGCTGCTGTGCGCCGGCATCACGCTGTACTCTCCGCTGAGCTTCTGGGGCGCGGGGCCCGGCAAGCAGGTCGGCATCGTCGGCATGGGCGGCCTGGGCCACATGGGCGTGAAGATCGCTCACGCCATGGGCGCCGAGGTGACCGTGCTGTCGCAGTCGCTCAAGAAGCAGGAGGACGGGCTGCGCCTGGGCGCCGACCACTACGTGGCCACCGGTGACGAGGGTGCGCTGGAGTCCCTCAAGGGCACCTTCGACCTCATCGTCACGACGATCTCGGCCGACGTCGACATCAAGCCCTACATCGCCGCGCTCAAGCCCGAGGGCGTGCTGTGCACCGTGGGCCTGCCGAGCAAGCCGTTCGAGGTGCCCGCCGGCGCCCTGATCATGGGCCGCAAGTCCCTCGCGGGCTCCAACATCGGCTCCATCAAGGAGACGCAGGAGATGCTCGACTTCTGCGCCGAGCACCACATCGGCGCCGAGGTCGAGGTCATCAGCGCCGACCAGGTGGACGAGGCGTGGGACCGGGTCGTGAACTCCGACGTCCGCTACCGCTTCGTCATCGACACCAAGACCCTGGCGCCCTCCGCCTGA
- a CDS encoding amino acid ABC transporter ATP-binding protein, protein MSAHPLLEAAGLQKSFGQTRVLRGVDLAVPAGTVSVLIGPSGSGKTTVLRCLNALERPESGVVRIGDVSVDFSALPQQGRRAAVRAEARLRAQSGMVFQAHHLFPHRTALENLLEGPVVVQGRPREEARAEALVLLERVGLAGREDALPSQLSGGQQQRVGIARALAIRPQVVLFDEPTSALDPELVGEVLAVMRDLAEQGTTMVVVTHEIRFAQQVADQVLFLDGGVVVERGPAAQVIADPREERTRRFLRRLLDPL, encoded by the coding sequence GTGAGCGCGCACCCCCTGCTGGAGGCCGCGGGCCTGCAGAAGTCCTTCGGGCAGACCCGCGTGCTGCGCGGCGTCGACCTCGCCGTGCCCGCCGGCACCGTGAGCGTGCTCATCGGTCCGTCCGGGTCGGGCAAGACCACCGTGCTGCGCTGCCTCAACGCCCTCGAGCGCCCCGAGTCCGGTGTCGTGCGCATCGGGGACGTCTCGGTGGACTTCTCCGCCCTGCCGCAGCAGGGACGCCGCGCTGCCGTGCGCGCCGAGGCGCGGCTGCGGGCCCAGAGCGGCATGGTCTTCCAGGCCCACCACCTCTTCCCGCACCGCACGGCGCTGGAGAACCTCCTCGAGGGGCCCGTCGTCGTCCAGGGCCGCCCGCGGGAGGAGGCCCGGGCCGAGGCGCTGGTCCTCCTGGAGCGGGTGGGCCTCGCAGGCCGCGAGGACGCCCTGCCGTCGCAGCTCTCAGGCGGGCAGCAGCAGCGCGTGGGCATCGCGCGGGCGCTCGCGATCCGCCCGCAGGTGGTGCTCTTCGACGAGCCGACCTCCGCGCTCGACCCGGAGCTGGTGGGCGAGGTGCTCGCCGTGATGCGGGACCTCGCCGAGCAGGGCACCACGATGGTGGTGGTCACCCACGAGATCCGCTTCGCCCAGCAGGTCGCCGACCAGGTGCTGTTCCTCGACGGCGGCGTCGTGGTGGAGCGCGGACCGGCGGCGCAGGTGATCGCGGACCCGCGTGAGGAGCGCACCCGCCGCTTCCTGCGGCGCCTGCTCGACCCGCTCTGA
- a CDS encoding MFS transporter, producing MGLPSILREGRGSRTTGRGAPAQRAAYRGVVVTGPAPEGYLPGSAGLRRASWALFLAGVAVFALLYAPQPLLPLLSADFAVTPAGATLAVSAATAALAVGLLVAGPLSERLGRTRLVHASLVASSALGLLALLAPTWDWLVAVRAVQGLALAGLPAVAVAYLREEVHPLAAGRATGLYVGGNAIGGMLGRLLSSGLAELGGWRAAQGGVAALGLVCAALVWWLLPRSRRFAPAPSGLRALGRRTRGVVSDPALLGLYGLSLALMGSFVAVWNAIGFRLESPPYSLGPAVAGLVFTVYALGSVSSAQGGRLADALGRRVVVPVAVVVMAAGLAVTAAPPLWAVVAGMALFTAGFFAAHGVASGWVAARAGAAGRATAQAASTYLFAYYVGSSLGGTAGGAAWSAGGWGAVVLLAGGAALLALVLAVLLARTRSLLTAPDDDEGRRGPQVPPPAPPTG from the coding sequence ATGGGGTTGCCGTCCATCCTGCGGGAGGGGCGCGGGTCGCGCACGACGGGTCGCGGGGCCCCCGCGCAGCGGGCTGCCTACCGTGGGGTCGTGGTCACCGGTCCCGCCCCCGAGGGCTACCTGCCCGGGTCGGCGGGGCTCCGGCGCGCCTCCTGGGCGCTGTTCCTCGCCGGGGTGGCGGTCTTCGCCCTGCTCTACGCACCGCAGCCGCTGCTGCCGCTGCTGTCGGCCGACTTCGCCGTCACCCCCGCCGGCGCCACGCTCGCGGTGTCGGCCGCCACCGCCGCCCTCGCCGTCGGCCTGCTCGTGGCGGGGCCGCTGTCGGAGCGCCTCGGGCGCACCCGCCTCGTGCACGCCTCCCTGGTGGCCTCCAGCGCCCTGGGGCTGCTGGCGCTGCTCGCCCCCACGTGGGACTGGCTCGTGGCGGTGCGGGCGGTGCAGGGACTGGCGCTGGCGGGGCTGCCCGCCGTGGCCGTCGCCTACCTGCGCGAGGAGGTGCACCCGCTGGCCGCTGGCCGGGCGACCGGGCTCTACGTGGGCGGCAACGCCATCGGCGGCATGCTCGGCCGCCTCCTCTCCTCCGGTCTGGCGGAGCTGGGCGGGTGGCGGGCCGCGCAGGGCGGGGTGGCCGCGCTGGGCCTGGTCTGCGCAGCGCTGGTGTGGTGGCTGCTGCCGCGCTCGCGCCGGTTCGCCCCGGCCCCGTCGGGGCTGCGGGCCCTGGGCCGGCGCACCCGCGGCGTCGTCAGCGACCCCGCGCTGCTGGGCCTGTACGGCCTGTCGCTGGCGCTCATGGGCTCCTTCGTGGCCGTCTGGAACGCCATCGGCTTCAGGCTGGAGTCACCCCCGTACTCCCTCGGGCCGGCCGTCGCCGGGCTCGTGTTCACCGTCTACGCGCTGGGGTCGGTGAGCTCGGCGCAGGGCGGCCGGCTCGCGGACGCGCTCGGCCGGCGCGTCGTCGTCCCGGTCGCCGTGGTGGTCATGGCCGCGGGGCTGGCCGTGACGGCCGCGCCGCCGCTGTGGGCCGTGGTGGCGGGGATGGCCCTGTTCACCGCGGGCTTCTTCGCCGCGCACGGCGTGGCCAGCGGGTGGGTGGCAGCGCGCGCCGGCGCCGCCGGCCGGGCCACGGCGCAGGCCGCGTCCACCTACCTGTTCGCCTACTACGTCGGCTCCTCCCTGGGCGGCACGGCCGGTGGCGCGGCGTGGTCGGCCGGGGGCTGGGGCGCGGTGGTGCTGCTCGCGGGCGGGGCGGCGCTCCTGGCGCTGGTGCTGGCGGTCCTGCTCGCGCGCACGCGCTCCCTCCTCACCGCCCCCGACGACGACGAGGGGCGTCGCGGACCGCAGGTGCCGCCACCGGCACCGCCGACCGGGTGA